The Diadema setosum chromosome 4, eeDiaSeto1, whole genome shotgun sequence genome window below encodes:
- the LOC140227668 gene encoding uncharacterized protein, whose product MNIDTLLEAAKYVDSVGAAVEHSFTRGNDDVDGDKSKEFSHYSSPILEKQLAGSLPSKQRHPHSVQARYSQPPPSVAQLATPSPASLQGKVQATTPSSIPVSIIQHTTSYPPLSHSNSGNHPQLHSQTPLPPPSLSPHHHASVPYHLHTRVPHQPGEQHMQQHPPLHLQHAQHPQRYLQPQHPHLVQQATSVPLSEQQQPAAAMSKSPPSKPPAPSHTPPQPQPPPLPPPIPPPSSSSTTPAPHMVTPQQAQAIDLLHLGKSQDVKYTMLTAPDSPRGGPSPSNLQGSRSPRLVHQIVSHNQWVAGERPTSPKLSPALKPSESDSAESADSGGKDKRAGIREVHNKLEKNRRAHLKECFENLRAAIPNMEDRKSKTSNLSILRGALRYIQVLTRKERELDHEQDRLVRQKIATQQRLDLLKIKNGMSTSEQVKLPTDHDDDDDDDDDDRLVVAEEKDIVVEVDKKKPDDDDDQASTSTASEAEEEERKSQAHSRVQSPLHQPVAPHLSHPDYPRTSVSTSFAALPSHHTRPSLPYTSSTTRVPGLSHSANEAMLRISALQEVQAAPPGESVRQRHASEEIRPSHHGTSISPRTTFLQMNQDKAPTIPVAGHIPSAVSHISPVVSHVVSPPAGKDMSVLVTQSASAMAGSISRQTVSQLLGKQPVVRQPVRRQLTVAQLPVIQSPMRNSQLFPRIMSSPPVRLGFNPASQSVIGASKPVVTVGINSLLAQPSVIQAASPHKTVISNGLVTSSAELTTVSLTAKQISPILTTPSPLTSPSMTSPLSTSVLTTAAGSISKSLMTASVITQTLPVMSNAGHSPFIPPIALQSPATAGTSLLLPTASYIGPLHSMITQPFITPPFATATQPPHIRIATSTHVTPSSATSQPVVHPSVQPITPLGNSAISLALQAALPKNLPQVPTASFPSALGISSLASQSALLSTALPTTTTKPKTLPSANLPAAPSNSAQGKAKSPTPGASSGGTGSRGSRNKGGINGKTDSQITTSKIAETMASLAGNTQSMAKNGHSTSTVNSRTSQQSLVVKL is encoded by the exons GGAACGATGATGTAGATGGAGACAAATCTAAGGAGTTCAGCCACTACTCGTCTCCCATTCTCGAGAAGCAGCTTGCGGGCTCATTGCCGAGCAAGCAGCGACATCCTCATTCAGTCCAAGCACGCTACAGCCAGCCTCCTCCCAGTGTAGCCCAGCTGGCTACGCCTTCTCCTGCATCTCTGCAAGGCAAAGTCCAGGCAACGACGCCGAGCAGCATCCCAGTATCCATCATCCAACACACGACTTCGTATCCACCCCTTTCCCATTCAAATTCAGGTAACCATCCCCAGTTACACTCCCAGACACCACTCCCACCTCCTTCCCTCTCTCCTCACCACCATGCGTCCGTTCCGTACCACCTTCACACGCGGGTCCCGCACCAACCGGGTGAGCAGCACATGCAGCAGCATCCACCACTGCATCTTCAGCATGCGCAGCATCCGCAGCGATACTTGCAGCCGCAGCATCCTCATCTGGTCCAGCAGGCCACTTCGGTGCCGCTGTCGGAGCAGCAACAGCCTGCAGCCGCAATGTCCAAGTCGCCTCCCTCCAAACCTCCAGCACCGTCGCACACGCCACCGCAGCCCCAGCCCCCTCCGCTGCCCCCTCCCATCCCGCCTCCGTCCTCGTCGTCGACCACGCCGGCTCCCCACATGGTGACTCCGCAGCAGGCCCAGGCCATCGACCTCCTGCACCTTGGCAAGTCTCAGGACGTCAAGTACACCATGCTGACCGCTCCCGACAGTCCGAGGGGTGGGCCCAGCCCGAGCAATCTTCAAGGCAGCCGGAGTCCACGCCTTGTCCACCAGATTGTCAGCCACAATCAGTGGGTTGCCGGGGAGAGACCCACATCTCCCAAGTTGTCTCCCGCTCTCAAGCCCTCAGAGAGTGACTCAGCAGAATCGGCGGACTCTGGTGGGAAGGACAAAAG GGCTGGTATCAGGGAAGTCCACAACAAATTGGAAAAGAACAG ACGAGCCCACCTCAAGGAATGCTTTGAGAACCTAAGGGCTGCCATTCCCAATATGGAGGACAGAAAATCGAAAACCTCCAACCTTAGCATCTTGCGCGGAGCCCTGCGCTACATTCAG GTGCTGACACGCAAGGAGCGGGAGCTGGACCACGAACAAGACCGCCTAGTGCGGCAGAAAATTGCCACCCAGCAGCGCCTAGACCTCCTCAAGATAAAGAATGGCATGTCGACCAGTGAGCAAGTCAAACTACCCACCGACcacgacgatgacgacgatgatgacgacgatgaccGGCTTGTGGTTGCCGAGGAGAAGGACATAGTTGTTGAAGTGGACAAGAAGAAGCCGGACGATGATGACGACCAGGCGTCAACTTCCACAGCATCAG AAGCTgaggaagaagagagaaagtCTCAGGCTCACTCCAGAGTTCAGTCGCCTCTCCACCAGCCTGTAGCACCACACCTCTCACATCCTGACTACCCTCGCACCTCTGTATCCACCTCCTTTGCTGCACTCCCCAGCCACCATACCAGGCCCAGCCTCCCGTACACCAGCAGCACCACGCGCGTGCCAGGATTGAGCCACTCGGCGAACGAGGCCATGCTGCGAATCAGTGCCTTGCAAGAGGTGCAGGCGGCGCCGCCGGGAGAGTCCGTCCGGCAAAGACATGCCTCTGAAGAGATCAGGCCGTCGCACCATGGCACCTCCATATCCCCCCGCACCACGTTCCTGCAGATGAACCAGGACAAAGCGCCCACCATACCAGTGGCCGGACACATCCCCTCAGCTGTTAGTCACATCTCGCCAGTCGTCAGCCACGTTGTGTCCCCGCCAGCGGGCAAAGACATGTCAGTACTGGTGACGCAATCAGCCAGCGCTATGGCAGGAAGCATATCAAGGCAGACTGTCAGCCAGCTGCTTGGCAAGCAGCCGGTGGTGCGCCAACCGGTCCGTCGTCAGCTCACTGTGGCGCAGCTTCCTGTCATCCAGTCCCCCATGCGGAACTCTCAGCTGTTTCCTCGCATCATGAGCTCACCACCGGTGCGCCTGGGATTCAACCCTGCCTCTCAGAGTGTCATCGGTGCCAGCAAACCGGTGGTGACAGTGGGAATCAATTCACTCCTCGCCCAGCCCTCGGTCATCCAGGCAGCCAGCCCCCACAAGACAGTGATCTCAAATGGTTTGGTCACATCGTCAGCTGAACTCACTACTGTTAGCTTGACCGCCAAGCAGATCAGTCCAATACTGACCACTCcctcacctttgacctcacCCAGCATGACCAGCCCCCTGTCAACCAGCGTCCTCACTACTGCGGCTGGTTCAATCTCCAAGAGCCTGATGACGGCGTCAGTCATCACTCAGACACTGCCCGTCATGTCCAATGCAGGACACAGTCCCTTCATCCCACCTATTGCCCTGCAGTCTCCCGCCACTGCTGGTACCTCGCTCCTCCTGCCAACGGCAAGCTACATCGGTCCCTTGCACTCCATGATCACTCAGCCCTTCATAACTCCTCCCTTCGCTACTGCCACCCAGCCTCCACACATCCGCATTGCAACCTCCACCCACGTCACTCCATCATCAGCCACTAGTCAGCCTGTCGTCCACCCGTCTGTCCAGCCCATCACACCTCTCGGCAACTCGGCCATCTCCTTGGCCTTACAGGCTGCTCTCCCCAAGAACCTCCCACAGGTGCCTACTGCCTCATTCCCCAGTGCCCTTGGCATCAGCAGCCTTGCCTCCCAAAGTGCTCTCCTGTCCACAGCcctccccaccaccaccaccaagcCCAAGACTCTCCCCTCGGCCAACCTGCCAGCGGCGCCCTCAAACTCTGCGCAGGGGAAAGCCAAGTCGCCGACACCCGGCGCCTCTTCGGGGGGCACGGGATCGCGGGGCTCGCGGAACAAGGGTGGCATCAACGGCAAGACCGACAGCCAGATAACGACCTCCAAAATTGCAGAGACCATGGCCAGTCTGGCAGGCAACACGCAGAGTATGGCCAAGAATGGCCACTCCACCTCCACTGTTAATAGCAGGACTAGTCAGCAGTCTCTTGTTGTGAAATTATAG